The Candidatus Stygibacter australis genome includes a region encoding these proteins:
- a CDS encoding ATP-binding cassette domain-containing protein — MVDNTAHINARNLNLWFDTKQVLHNVNFPVYNKKITALIGPSGCGKSTLLRCFNRMNDLIPTCRIKGEISLYNQNIYDNKVDVTEIRTKVGMVFQQPNPFPKSIFNNVAYGLQLRRMKKSRISEIVEESLKGAWIWDEV; from the coding sequence ATGGTAGATAACACAGCTCATATTAATGCCCGTAACCTCAATCTCTGGTTTGACACCAAGCAGGTGCTGCATAATGTAAATTTCCCCGTCTATAACAAAAAGATCACAGCACTGATAGGACCATCCGGCTGCGGTAAATCGACTCTTCTGCGCTGCTTTAACCGCATGAATGATCTCATTCCCACCTGCCGTATCAAAGGCGAGATCAGTCTGTATAACCAGAATATTTACGATAATAAAGTGGATGTGACGGAGATCAGAACCAAGGTCGGGATGGTTTTTCAGCAGCCTAATCCCTTCCCCAAATCCATCTTCAATAACGTTGCCTATGGCTTGCAGCTCCGCAGAATGAAGAAAAGCCGCATCAGCGAAATTGTGGAAGAAAGCCTTAAAGGTGCCTGGATTTGGGACGAAGT